Genomic DNA from Jejubacter calystegiae:
GTGGAAGAGTCGCTGATTCTGGCGATTATGCAGACCGAATCGAGCTTTAACCCCTATGCGGTGAGCCGTTCCGATGCCCTGGGGCTGATGCAGGTGGTGCAGCATACCGCCGGACTGGATGTGTTTCGCGCACGAGGCAAGTGGGGTAAACCCAGCCGCAGCTATCTGCTCGATCCGGCCAGCAATATCGACACGGGTACCGCCTACCTGGCGATGCTGGGCAACGTGTATCTTTCCGGTATCGATAACCCCACTTCGCGTCGCTATGCGGTGATTACCGCCTATAACGGCGGCGCAGGCAGCGTACTGAGGGTGTTTAACAGCGATAAAACCCGGGCCTTTAGCATCATCAACAGTATGGATCCGGGTGATGTCTATGAAACCCTGACCAACCGCCACCCGTCGGCGGAGTCGCGCCGCTATCTCTACAAGGTGAATACCGCCCAGAAGAGCTACCTGCGGGGAGGCTAAACTATCCGACGCCCCCGCAACCGGGGGCGTCAGTTTCAGCCTTTCAGCACATAGCCGTACAGCCGGGTTACACCGGCGTCATCGCACTGCGGGTAAACGCCCTGTAGCTCCGGCGCAAAGCCCGGAAGCTGGTTCAGAACATCCTCCAGCGCCAGGAAATAGCGCTGCGCGGCACCGCCCCACACTTCCCCCGGTACCACGCACAGCACCCCTGGCGGATAAGGCAGCGCCCCTTCGACCGCAACCCGGCCCTGGGCCTCGCAGAGCGCCACCAGTTCGGCATTACCGCGAATAAATTCATCGTGAGCCTGCTTCGCGCCCAGTTCGACCTGCGGCAGGCTTTCCAGACGGAACATCGCCTTTTGCAGCGATTTAATGTCGTGGCGCACGTAGAGCTGATGCATCTCCTGGCATAGCTGGCGCAGGCCGTAGCCGCGATAGCGCTGCGGATACTTCTGCCACAGACTCGGTAGCACATCCTGAAACGCCGCATCCTGCTCCAGCAGTTGTTCGAAGCGTACCAGCGCCGCCACCAGCCGCGCCATCTTTTCCGGGCTTTCCGCGGGGGTCAGCAGGAACAGGATCGAGTTGAGATCCGCTTTTTCCGGCACGATGCCGTTTTCCCGCAGGTAGTGGGCAAGGATCGCTGCCGGTACGCCGAACTCCTGATACTCACCGCTGGCGGCGTCGATGCCCGGCGTGGTCAGCAGCAGCTTGCAGGGATCCACCCGATATTCATCGCGTCCGTAGCCGCTAAAGCCGTGCCAGCCTGCATCCGGCTCAAAACTGAAAAAGCGGCGCTCCCGGGCAATTTGCTCAGTCGGATAGTCCTGCCAGGGGCGCCCTTCCACCACATCTGGCACAAAGGGGCGAACCATCCGGCAGCTCGCCAGGATCTGCTTACGGATTTCGATGCCCAGGGTAACGCACTGCGCCCATAGCTGACGCCCGCCCTCCCCGTCGTGGATGCGGGCGTTGACGTCCAGCGCCGCAAACAGCGGATAAAACGGACTGGTAGAGGCGTGCATCATGAAGGCGTTGTTCATGCGCTTGTAGGGGCAAAAACGCGCCTGACCGCGGATATGATCGTCTTTTTTGTGGATTTGCGAGGTCTGGGAGAAACCCGCCTGCTGCTTGTGCACCGACTGGGTCACGAAAATGCCGGGGTCGTTTTCATTAAGATCCAGCAGTAGCGGCGAGCAGTCAGAGACCAGTGGAATAAACTGCTCATAGCCCACCCAGGCGGAGTCGAACAGAATGTAGTCGCACAGTGGCCCAATGCTCTCCACCACCTTGCGGGCGTTATACAGAGTGCCGTCATAAGTGCCCAGTTGGATCACCGCCAGCCGGAATGGCCGCGGCGTATCGGCGCGCTCCGGCGCCACTTCGCGGATCCGCTCCCGTATCCAGCCTTCATCGAAGCAGTGGGAATCAATGCCGCCGATAAACCCAAAGGGGTTACGCGCCGCTTCCAGATAGACAGGCGTAGCTCCGGCCTGTAACAGCGCGCCATGATGATTGGACTTATGGTTGTTACGATCGAACAAAACCAGATCGCCCTGGGTCAGCAGCGCATTGGTCACCACCTTATTGGCCGCCGAGGTGCCATTCAGCACAAACCAGGTTTTACTGGCGTTAAACACCCGGGCCGCGTTTTTCTGCGCCTCTTTGGCCGAACCTTCATGAATCAGCAGATCCCCAAGCCGCACGTCGGCGTTGCACATATCGGCGCGAAACAGGTTATCGCCAAAGAAGTCGTAAAAACGGCGACCGGCCGGGTGTTTTTTAAAGAATTCACCGTGCTGATGGCCCGGGCAGGCGAAGGTGCTGTTGCCCATGGCCACATACTGGCTGAGAGTACCGAAAAACGGCGGCAGCAAAGCCTGCTCCCAGGCCAAAGCCGCTGCCTCCAGCGCCGGAAAATCCTGCTCGCCGCTTAAGTTCGCCGTAATGCCTTCCAGCAGCGTCTGCCGCGCATCGCTATACAGAAACACCGGCATACCGAAGCCGGTACGCTTAAGCAGCGCCAGAATGCCGCTGCGGCTATCGCTGAGGCTCAACACCACCGCCGCCACATCGGTAAAGTCGGTACTGTCCAGCGTGACTATCTCGCGCTGGCTGGCAATAAGGGGCAGCAACTCATGGCTGACGGCGATTTTTAACGGTTTCACAGATCCAGATCCCCCGGACAAAGACTAAACGGGTGCTGCGGCACAGCGCCTGAGCGGCGTGTACCCACTGCTGTCTGAAGAGTTCGGTCTGGGTTTCAGCTCCGACCGCCAGACATCAGTAAAAGCAGAGAGGCTCTGGTTTTACTGCTGTCCTGCGCTATACGTGCGATCCCCTCACCGCATAGTGAGCGATACGGCGCAGTGCGCGAAGAAAAGAGAATAGAATGTAGGCAGGTTCATGATACGGTCCCGCGTTAGCCCTGAACCAAAACGGCGCGATGGTGACAGCTTTTCGCCTGGCGCGCAACCAGTTGCCCCGCCATAGCGCACATAATTCAGTCAAACGCGCCGTAGCAATGACAAAGTCGTTGACGCCACAAGCGCTTTACGGTTTAATGCGCCCCGTTGCCCGGATAGCTCAGTCGGTAGAGCAGCGGATTGAAAATCCGCGTGTCCCTGGTTCGATTCCGGGTCCGGGCACCACAAATTAAAGAACCCAGCCGCCAGGCTGGGTTTTTGCGTTTTTGGGATCCAGATTCGATTACCTGTAATAGCCCCACCCTCAATACTCAGGGACTGTCAGATAAAAATGGCAAACTGCCACACTCTGCTTGCCTTCTCCCCACCTTCCGCCCGCAAATACAGACAAAAGATCGAGAGATTCTGTTTTGCTTTAGTGATATTCAGATCTGCGGTAGCGGGAAGGCCAGATTTGTTC
This window encodes:
- a CDS encoding ornithine decarboxylase translates to MKPLKIAVSHELLPLIASQREIVTLDSTDFTDVAAVVLSLSDSRSGILALLKRTGFGMPVFLYSDARQTLLEGITANLSGEQDFPALEAAALAWEQALLPPFFGTLSQYVAMGNSTFACPGHQHGEFFKKHPAGRRFYDFFGDNLFRADMCNADVRLGDLLIHEGSAKEAQKNAARVFNASKTWFVLNGTSAANKVVTNALLTQGDLVLFDRNNHKSNHHGALLQAGATPVYLEAARNPFGFIGGIDSHCFDEGWIRERIREVAPERADTPRPFRLAVIQLGTYDGTLYNARKVVESIGPLCDYILFDSAWVGYEQFIPLVSDCSPLLLDLNENDPGIFVTQSVHKQQAGFSQTSQIHKKDDHIRGQARFCPYKRMNNAFMMHASTSPFYPLFAALDVNARIHDGEGGRQLWAQCVTLGIEIRKQILASCRMVRPFVPDVVEGRPWQDYPTEQIARERRFFSFEPDAGWHGFSGYGRDEYRVDPCKLLLTTPGIDAASGEYQEFGVPAAILAHYLRENGIVPEKADLNSILFLLTPAESPEKMARLVAALVRFEQLLEQDAAFQDVLPSLWQKYPQRYRGYGLRQLCQEMHQLYVRHDIKSLQKAMFRLESLPQVELGAKQAHDEFIRGNAELVALCEAQGRVAVEGALPYPPGVLCVVPGEVWGGAAQRYFLALEDVLNQLPGFAPELQGVYPQCDDAGVTRLYGYVLKG